One Aggregicoccus sp. 17bor-14 DNA window includes the following coding sequences:
- a CDS encoding M24 family metallopeptidase translates to MNRALLLSVLLLGCAGGKSSTRPPPVAEGTAAGSWTAPFSEQLALREGWLQQRHAGLLAQMRRHGVGMWIVLNEEFHDDPLTQYVAPPRPYAGNRDVFVFVDGGERGLQKVALVDYAEGGLERFFRLEPSKPETLAALDREFHPAHIALSIDSTRGVARSLTRSSYEWLVKALGPEAEKRFVPAEPLIEEYLDTRLPEELPHYTRMVQLTEALVKEALSSTGIQPGKTTVGQLRRRLYDGLSAHGVTTWFQPDVRVQRQGETGNMARGFLEPAEESVVIQRGDLVHVDFGITYLGLNTDWQKMAYVLKEGETDAPEGMKRALANTNALQDALMLRASRPGRSSADVYDATMAEMKARGIDAQVYSHPIGAQGHGLGAAIDFRSASRKSPPKPLRLGSYIAIELATRTAVPEWGGQVVHMMEEDPAHLTPEGWRFFVPRQEALYLVR, encoded by the coding sequence ATGAACCGCGCCCTGCTCCTCTCCGTCCTCCTGCTCGGCTGCGCGGGGGGGAAGTCCTCCACGCGGCCCCCGCCCGTCGCCGAAGGGACGGCCGCCGGCAGCTGGACCGCCCCCTTCAGCGAGCAGCTCGCGCTGCGCGAGGGCTGGCTGCAGCAGCGGCACGCGGGGCTGCTCGCGCAGATGCGCCGGCACGGGGTGGGGATGTGGATCGTCCTCAACGAGGAGTTCCACGACGACCCGCTCACGCAGTACGTCGCCCCGCCGCGCCCCTACGCGGGCAACCGGGACGTGTTCGTGTTCGTGGACGGCGGCGAGCGCGGGCTGCAGAAGGTGGCGCTGGTGGACTACGCGGAAGGCGGCCTCGAGCGCTTCTTCCGGCTCGAGCCGAGCAAGCCCGAGACGCTCGCGGCGCTCGACCGCGAGTTCCACCCGGCGCACATCGCGCTGTCCATCGACAGCACGCGCGGGGTCGCGCGCAGCCTCACCCGCTCGAGCTACGAGTGGCTGGTGAAGGCGCTGGGCCCTGAGGCGGAGAAGCGCTTTGTGCCGGCCGAGCCGCTCATCGAGGAGTACCTGGACACGCGCCTCCCCGAGGAGCTGCCGCACTACACGCGCATGGTGCAGCTCACCGAGGCGCTGGTGAAGGAGGCGCTCTCGTCCACGGGCATCCAGCCGGGCAAGACCACGGTGGGGCAGCTGCGCCGCCGCCTCTACGACGGCCTCAGCGCCCACGGCGTCACCACCTGGTTCCAGCCGGACGTGCGCGTGCAGCGCCAGGGCGAGACCGGGAACATGGCGCGCGGCTTCCTCGAGCCCGCCGAGGAGAGCGTGGTCATCCAGCGCGGGGACCTCGTGCACGTGGACTTCGGCATCACGTACCTCGGCCTCAACACCGACTGGCAGAAGATGGCCTACGTGCTGAAGGAGGGCGAGACGGACGCGCCGGAGGGGATGAAGCGCGCGCTCGCCAACACCAACGCCCTGCAGGACGCGCTGATGCTGCGCGCGAGCCGCCCGGGGCGCTCGAGCGCGGACGTGTACGACGCCACCATGGCGGAGATGAAGGCCAGGGGCATCGACGCGCAGGTGTACAGCCACCCCATCGGCGCGCAGGGCCACGGGCTCGGCGCGGCCATCGACTTCCGCTCCGCGAGCCGCAAGAGCCCCCCGAAGCCGCTGCGGCTCGGCTCCTACATCGCCATCGAGCTCGCCACGCGCACCGCCGTGCCGGAGTGGGGCGGGCAGGTGGTGCACATGATGGAGGAGGACCCCGCCCACCTCACCCCCGAGGGCTGGCGCTTCTTCGTGCCGCGCCAGGAGGCGCTGTACCTCGTTCGTTAG
- a CDS encoding DUF4184 family protein, whose product MPITLPAHPAAVLPLLRYRRWLPPTALVVGACVPDLHYVLRMGSEVSHSLHGLFLFCLPVGLATLLWLELLVLPVLRRTLPEVGGVQPARFLAGDGLPRGLRGWALVLLALLLGALTHLLWDGFTHDLQWPARALYRFHIVRVAGRNYTLAHLLQYLTSLLGSLVVLAAMVRAYPRLPPAPGAPWGRFLPVLLATVLGGVWMLGLRLPHVQHVHGYRVLVWHLFWPALTGALVGLTLACAWLRPRLEPA is encoded by the coding sequence GTGCCCATCACCCTCCCAGCCCACCCCGCGGCGGTGCTCCCGCTCCTGCGCTACCGCCGCTGGCTGCCGCCCACGGCGCTGGTGGTGGGCGCGTGCGTGCCGGACCTGCACTACGTGCTGCGCATGGGCTCCGAGGTCTCGCACTCGCTGCACGGGCTCTTCCTCTTCTGCCTCCCGGTGGGGCTCGCCACCCTGCTGTGGCTCGAGCTGCTGGTGCTGCCCGTGCTGCGGCGCACGCTTCCCGAGGTGGGCGGCGTGCAGCCCGCGCGCTTCCTCGCCGGAGACGGGCTGCCGCGGGGCCTGCGCGGCTGGGCGCTCGTGCTGCTCGCGCTGCTGCTCGGCGCCCTCACGCACCTGCTGTGGGACGGCTTCACCCACGACCTGCAGTGGCCGGCGCGCGCCCTCTACCGCTTTCACATCGTGAGGGTGGCCGGGCGCAACTACACGCTCGCGCACCTGCTGCAGTACCTCACCAGCCTGCTCGGCTCGCTCGTGGTGCTCGCCGCGATGGTGCGCGCCTACCCGCGCCTGCCGCCCGCGCCCGGCGCGCCCTGGGGCCGCTTCCTCCCGGTGCTGCTCGCCACCGTGCTCGGCGGGGTGTGGATGCTGGGGCTGCGCCTGCCGCACGTGCAGCACGTGCACGGCTACCGCGTGCTGGTGTGGCACCTGTTCTGGCCCGCGCTCACCGGCGCGCTCGTGGGGCTCACGCTCGCGTGCGCGTGGCTGCGGCCGCGCCTCGAGCCTGCGTAG
- a CDS encoding SPFH domain-containing protein, which yields MKRVLVSCVLALALCGCESTSSTEVGVRTNMLGLMEKRGEQQIYPAGGTYLVMPLLNSWDVLPLSQQNLLMNANTDEGDRPVPDDITFKTKDGNNVHIDVNVMWRVNPQKAGEVVTRVGRSAEEIKERVVRPMARSAIRDAFNTITSEEYYQVAMKNQVAQKARDLLAKELEGYGLVVDSLQVQQHRFDPEYQEAINAQKQAEADVQTLLEQQKNIVVQKASELEAKRAEWNRRLEEARGRAGSIRNEADGYFQTQSNAAKALLARARAESDATRKEAEALNRLGGDAYVKMQLAKQFAGKRILLVPATNVSTVNVNDLVGSMLGQQQSKAAPSVAPSANADGE from the coding sequence GTGAAGCGCGTACTCGTGAGCTGCGTGCTCGCGCTGGCCCTGTGCGGCTGTGAGTCCACCAGCAGCACCGAGGTGGGCGTGCGCACGAACATGCTCGGACTGATGGAGAAGCGCGGCGAGCAGCAGATCTACCCCGCGGGCGGCACGTACCTGGTGATGCCGCTGCTCAACAGCTGGGACGTGCTGCCCTTGAGCCAGCAGAACCTCCTGATGAACGCGAACACGGACGAGGGCGACCGCCCCGTGCCGGACGACATCACCTTCAAGACGAAGGACGGCAACAACGTCCACATCGACGTGAACGTGATGTGGCGCGTGAACCCGCAGAAGGCCGGAGAGGTGGTGACGCGGGTGGGGCGCTCGGCGGAGGAGATCAAGGAGCGCGTGGTGCGCCCCATGGCCCGCAGCGCCATCCGGGACGCCTTCAACACCATCACCAGCGAGGAGTACTACCAGGTGGCGATGAAGAACCAGGTGGCGCAGAAGGCGCGCGACCTGCTCGCCAAGGAGCTGGAGGGTTACGGCCTGGTGGTGGACAGCCTGCAGGTGCAGCAGCACCGCTTCGACCCGGAGTACCAGGAGGCGATCAACGCCCAGAAGCAGGCGGAAGCGGACGTGCAGACGCTGCTCGAGCAGCAGAAGAACATCGTGGTGCAGAAGGCGAGCGAGCTGGAGGCGAAGCGCGCCGAGTGGAACCGGCGGCTGGAGGAGGCGCGCGGGCGCGCAGGCTCCATCCGCAACGAGGCGGACGGCTACTTCCAGACGCAGAGCAACGCGGCGAAGGCGCTGCTCGCGCGCGCTCGCGCGGAGTCGGATGCGACGCGCAAGGAGGCGGAGGCGCTCAATCGCCTCGGCGGCGACGCGTACGTGAAGATGCAGCTCGCGAAGCAGTTCGCGGGCAAGCGCATCCTGCTGGTGCCGGCGACGAACGTGTCCACGGTGAACGTGAACGACCTGGTGGGCTCGATGCTGGGTCAGCAGCAGTCGAAGGCCGCCCCCTCCGTCGCCCCCTCGGCCAACGCCGACGGCGAGTAA
- the modC gene encoding molybdenum ABC transporter ATP-binding protein yields the protein MSAPLLELDVRLPLAAFALEVQARFGSRSLAVLGRSGSGKTSLLEVLAGLRHGARGRVAVEGRALLDSAQGLEVAPEKRRMGYVPQDALLFPHLGVEGNVRFGVRKGQRGGRVDEALELLGLVPLLGRSVQGLSGGERQRVALARALATDPALLLLDEPLAALDVELKERVLPFLLRVRDEARVPLVYVTHQLGEARALAEEALVLERGRVQAAGSASEVLGAPARAVLGAEGEENVLEGVLERPEEGGLRLRVTEALRLWVPDAPELQAGARAVYALLAEDLLLSVHPLEGVSARNVFAGAITALEPVGVDGAVATVRCAGVGLAVRLTRAAIAELRLQVGSPVYLAAKSSACRRLR from the coding sequence GTGAGCGCCCCGCTGCTGGAGCTGGACGTGCGGCTGCCGCTCGCTGCCTTCGCGCTCGAGGTGCAGGCGCGCTTCGGCTCGCGCAGCCTCGCGGTGCTGGGGCGCTCGGGCTCGGGCAAGACGAGCCTGCTGGAGGTGCTCGCGGGGCTGCGGCACGGGGCGAGAGGGCGCGTGGCGGTGGAGGGCCGCGCGCTGCTGGACAGCGCGCAGGGCCTGGAGGTCGCGCCCGAGAAGCGGCGCATGGGCTACGTGCCGCAGGACGCGCTGCTCTTTCCCCACCTGGGCGTGGAGGGCAACGTGCGCTTCGGCGTGCGCAAGGGGCAGCGCGGCGGACGCGTGGACGAGGCGCTGGAGCTGCTCGGGCTGGTGCCGCTGCTGGGGCGCAGCGTGCAGGGGCTGAGCGGCGGGGAGCGGCAGCGGGTGGCACTCGCGCGCGCGCTGGCGACGGACCCGGCGCTGCTGTTGCTGGATGAGCCGCTCGCAGCGCTCGACGTGGAGCTGAAGGAGCGCGTGCTGCCCTTCCTGCTGCGCGTGCGCGACGAGGCGCGCGTGCCGCTGGTGTACGTGACGCACCAGCTGGGCGAGGCGCGCGCGCTCGCCGAGGAGGCGCTGGTGCTCGAGCGCGGGCGGGTGCAGGCGGCGGGCAGCGCGAGCGAGGTGCTGGGAGCGCCCGCGCGTGCGGTGCTCGGCGCCGAGGGCGAGGAGAACGTGCTGGAGGGCGTGCTCGAGCGTCCCGAGGAGGGCGGCCTGCGCCTGCGGGTGACGGAGGCGCTGCGCCTCTGGGTGCCGGACGCGCCCGAGCTGCAGGCTGGCGCGCGCGCCGTCTATGCGCTGCTCGCCGAGGACCTGCTGCTCTCGGTGCATCCGCTCGAGGGCGTCTCCGCGCGCAACGTCTTCGCGGGCGCCATCACCGCGCTGGAGCCCGTGGGCGTGGACGGCGCGGTGGCCACCGTGCGCTGCGCAGGCGTGGGGCTCGCGGTGCGCCTCACGCGCGCGGCGATTGCGGAGTTGCGACTGCAGGTGGGCAGCCCCGTCTACCTCGCCGCGAAGAGCTCCGCCTGCCGCCGCTTGCGCTGA
- the modA gene encoding molybdate ABC transporter substrate-binding protein, translating to MRPLLLLPLLPLLAAFGARPASEDAEQSPVLVFAAASTADALQELGRAFEHETGRTVRFAFGASSDLARQVAAGAPADAFLSADEAQLERAASSGRLVTRTRVPLLSNRLVVVVPSGAQEAPRDAAGLLKLPRLALADPQAVPAGVYARNWLQGRGLWAQLAARVVPTVDVRAALAAVETGRVAAAVVYATDAAHSKRVRVAFEVPTSESPRIVYPAAALTGGHAPAGGEAFVRFLQSPAARAVFLRHGFGSAAHP from the coding sequence ATGCGCCCGCTCCTGCTGCTCCCGCTGCTGCCGCTGCTCGCCGCCTTCGGGGCGCGGCCGGCCTCGGAGGACGCGGAGCAGTCGCCGGTGCTGGTGTTCGCCGCGGCGAGCACTGCGGACGCACTGCAGGAGCTGGGGCGCGCCTTCGAGCACGAGACGGGGCGCACGGTGCGCTTCGCCTTCGGCGCCTCGAGCGACCTCGCGCGCCAGGTGGCCGCGGGCGCGCCGGCGGACGCCTTCCTCTCGGCGGACGAGGCGCAGCTGGAGCGCGCGGCGTCCAGTGGCCGGCTGGTGACGCGCACGCGCGTGCCGCTGCTGAGCAACCGGCTGGTGGTGGTGGTGCCCTCGGGCGCGCAGGAGGCACCGCGCGATGCGGCGGGGCTGCTGAAGCTGCCGCGGCTCGCGCTCGCGGATCCGCAGGCCGTGCCCGCGGGCGTGTACGCGCGCAACTGGCTGCAGGGGCGCGGGCTGTGGGCGCAGCTCGCGGCGCGCGTGGTGCCCACGGTGGACGTGCGCGCGGCGCTCGCGGCGGTGGAGACCGGGCGGGTGGCGGCCGCCGTGGTGTACGCCACGGACGCGGCGCACTCGAAGCGCGTGCGGGTGGCCTTCGAGGTGCCCACCTCCGAGTCTCCGCGCATCGTCTACCCCGCGGCCGCGCTCACGGGAGGCCACGCGCCGGCGGGCGGCGAGGCCTTCGTGCGCTTCCTGCAGAGCCCCGCGGCGCGCGCCGTCTTCCTGCGCCACGGCTTCGGGAGCGCGGCCCACCCTTGA
- a CDS encoding cell surface protein has protein sequence MSTSFAKTLLLPLTLALALAAGCGGSDGGGEPQDDAGTPPPEENLNPCLGPASVTHAADPFADRIVSFTPGAGAGFGQDLCPSVVLGSPEGTGTANGSLHVLSLGNGGSIVLEFTDTVAVNGPGVDFIVFENAFARAGGGTFAEPGRVAVSEDGVTWSERSCAVSDEAGGYPGCAGVKPVFASSTNGVSATDPDAAGGDAFDLDDFPSPPARVRFVRITDSGVNSYLAPSGGFDLDAVAVVNGAPLTGPAP, from the coding sequence GTGAGCACCTCCTTCGCAAAGACGCTGCTGCTGCCACTCACGCTGGCCCTCGCGCTCGCAGCGGGCTGTGGCGGCAGTGACGGCGGCGGGGAGCCCCAGGACGACGCGGGCACGCCGCCGCCCGAGGAGAACCTCAACCCCTGTCTCGGGCCGGCGTCCGTGACGCACGCGGCGGACCCCTTCGCGGACCGCATCGTGAGCTTCACGCCGGGCGCCGGTGCGGGCTTCGGACAGGACCTGTGCCCCAGCGTGGTGCTGGGCTCACCCGAGGGCACGGGCACGGCGAATGGCTCGCTGCACGTGCTCTCGCTGGGCAACGGCGGCAGCATCGTGCTCGAGTTCACGGACACCGTGGCGGTGAACGGCCCCGGCGTCGACTTCATCGTCTTCGAGAACGCCTTCGCGCGCGCAGGTGGCGGCACCTTTGCCGAGCCGGGCCGCGTCGCGGTGAGCGAGGACGGTGTCACCTGGAGCGAGCGCAGCTGTGCGGTGAGCGACGAGGCCGGGGGCTACCCGGGCTGCGCCGGGGTGAAGCCGGTGTTCGCCTCCAGCACCAACGGGGTGAGCGCCACCGACCCGGACGCGGCCGGCGGCGATGCGTTCGACCTGGACGACTTCCCCAGCCCGCCCGCGCGCGTGCGCTTCGTGCGCATCACGGACAGCGGCGTGAACAGCTACCTCGCTCCCTCTGGCGGCTTCGACCTCGACGCCGTGGCGGTGGTGAACGGCGCGCCACTCACGGGGCCTGCACCGTGA
- the modB gene encoding molybdate ABC transporter permease subunit, with product MSDALSDTLRLVGFSLGVALLATLLLLPLAVGAGYALARWRGRGRALVETVLSLPLVLPPTAVGLLLLELFARQSPLGRLLDAAGVELLFTPRAVVLASSVMALPLFVRSARSGFEEVDPRLVAVARTLGLSPLQAFWRVSLPLAWRGVLTGALLAFSRALGEFGATVLVAGNIPGLTQTLSLAIFQHAQLGEDAEALRLTAVATLLAFAAVYATELLVRRRERQVRA from the coding sequence TTGAGTGACGCGCTGAGCGACACGCTGCGGCTCGTCGGCTTCTCGCTGGGCGTGGCGCTGCTCGCGACGCTGCTGCTGCTGCCCCTCGCCGTGGGCGCAGGCTACGCGCTCGCGCGCTGGCGGGGCCGCGGGCGCGCGCTGGTGGAGACCGTGCTCTCCCTGCCGCTCGTGCTGCCGCCCACGGCGGTGGGCCTGCTCTTGCTGGAGCTGTTCGCGCGCCAGAGCCCGCTGGGGCGCCTGCTCGATGCGGCCGGCGTGGAGCTGCTCTTCACCCCGCGCGCGGTGGTGCTCGCGAGCAGCGTGATGGCGCTGCCCCTCTTCGTGCGCTCGGCGCGCAGCGGCTTCGAGGAGGTGGACCCGCGGCTCGTCGCGGTGGCGCGCACGCTGGGACTCTCGCCCCTGCAGGCCTTCTGGCGGGTGAGCCTGCCGCTCGCGTGGCGCGGGGTGCTCACCGGGGCGCTGCTGGCCTTCAGCCGCGCGCTGGGCGAGTTCGGCGCCACGGTGCTGGTGGCGGGCAACATCCCGGGCCTCACCCAGACGCTCTCGCTCGCCATCTTCCAGCACGCGCAGCTGGGCGAGGACGCCGAGGCGCTGCGCCTCACGGCGGTGGCCACGCTGCTCGCCTTCGCGGCGGTGTACGCGACGGAGCTGCTGGTGCGCCGGCGCGAGCGGCAGGTGCGCGCGTGA
- a CDS encoding ubiquinol-cytochrome c reductase iron-sulfur subunit yields the protein MLACGSGDDAPSEPLAACVPGPRDGRSGWVELKLSDYPALQQVGGSAAVEKPEAFLNAVVFHSSEGCYGAVWSVCTHGACTVEYKPDAHRLECPCHGSRFSEEGQLLRGPAQRGLFAYDVAREGDSLFLRRRTG from the coding sequence GTGCTCGCGTGCGGAAGCGGAGACGACGCACCCTCCGAGCCGCTCGCCGCCTGCGTCCCCGGGCCCCGCGACGGGCGCTCGGGCTGGGTGGAGCTGAAGCTCTCGGACTACCCCGCGCTGCAGCAGGTGGGCGGCAGCGCGGCGGTGGAGAAGCCCGAGGCCTTCCTCAATGCCGTCGTCTTCCACAGCAGCGAGGGCTGCTACGGCGCGGTGTGGAGCGTGTGCACCCACGGCGCGTGCACGGTGGAGTACAAGCCGGACGCGCACCGCCTCGAGTGCCCGTGCCACGGCAGCCGCTTCAGCGAGGAGGGGCAGCTGCTGCGCGGGCCTGCGCAGCGAGGGCTCTTCGCGTACGACGTGGCGCGCGAGGGGGACTCGCTGTTCCTGCGGCGGCGCACGGGCTGA
- a CDS encoding SPFH domain-containing protein, translating into MVQVPGRRLALAQLRQGARRLLVVSLGTLVGLAVLYGSCTARVQPSELGVMQRRYASSANIEDRVYGPGLYFVGPGMALHRFPRTVHILEASNDRLESRAKAGGSDRLRKVDDYFLRRTELLGDDTHRTVDALTVQTSDGYAVSADVTLLYSIQNPVQVAREFGLGQGYVDSFVVNTFRNGVLSTLGKLNAESFFHEEDRIRTLGEAEQLLRERFAARGFHVERLLLGGYSYAPNYEKSLHDKKVAVQLTVKNRKEGLVNEERAKLQQLSSKGSADITIAESQVSAEISKVLSEAELNAAETRAKADREFGLAQAEAKRLKVDALNAAGGRYVVALETAKMFDAVSQGVMTPEQYITFVRQSWQLVGLSPGAPMSVQPAAVTGGAK; encoded by the coding sequence ATGGTCCAGGTTCCCGGTCGTCGCCTCGCACTCGCCCAGCTGAGGCAGGGTGCACGGCGCCTGCTCGTCGTCTCGCTCGGCACGCTGGTGGGGCTCGCCGTGCTCTACGGCTCCTGCACCGCGCGCGTGCAGCCCAGCGAGCTGGGAGTGATGCAGCGCCGCTACGCCTCGAGCGCGAACATCGAGGACCGGGTGTACGGCCCGGGCCTCTACTTCGTGGGCCCCGGCATGGCGCTGCACCGCTTCCCGCGCACCGTGCACATCCTCGAGGCGAGCAACGACCGCCTCGAGAGCCGCGCCAAGGCGGGCGGCAGCGACCGGCTGCGCAAGGTGGACGACTACTTCCTGCGCCGCACCGAGCTGCTCGGCGACGACACCCACCGCACGGTGGATGCGCTCACGGTGCAGACCTCGGACGGCTACGCGGTGAGCGCGGACGTGACGCTGCTCTACAGCATCCAGAACCCGGTGCAGGTGGCGCGCGAGTTCGGGCTGGGGCAGGGCTACGTGGACAGCTTCGTCGTGAACACCTTCCGCAACGGCGTGCTCAGCACGCTGGGCAAGCTCAACGCGGAGAGCTTCTTCCACGAGGAGGACCGCATCCGCACGCTGGGCGAGGCGGAGCAGCTGCTGCGCGAGCGCTTCGCCGCGCGCGGCTTCCACGTGGAGCGCCTGCTCTTGGGCGGCTACAGCTACGCGCCCAACTACGAGAAGAGCCTGCACGACAAGAAGGTGGCCGTGCAGCTCACGGTGAAGAACCGCAAGGAGGGCCTGGTCAACGAGGAGCGCGCGAAGCTGCAGCAGCTCTCCTCCAAGGGCAGCGCGGACATCACCATCGCGGAGAGCCAGGTGTCCGCGGAGATCTCCAAGGTGCTGAGCGAGGCGGAGCTGAACGCGGCCGAGACGCGCGCGAAGGCGGACCGCGAGTTCGGCCTCGCGCAGGCGGAGGCCAAGCGGCTCAAGGTGGATGCGCTGAACGCCGCGGGTGGCCGCTACGTGGTGGCGCTGGAGACCGCGAAGATGTTCGACGCCGTGAGCCAGGGCGTGATGACGCCCGAGCAGTACATCACCTTCGTGCGCCAGAGCTGGCAGCTGGTGGGGCTCTCGCCCGGGGCGCCCATGTCCGTGCAGCCCGCCGCCGTGACGGGAGGTGCCAAGTGA
- a CDS encoding GNAT family N-acetyltransferase encodes MTSVRLREAGAADAPALARLLREAFEEFRGRLDPPSSAHGKTAEAVLRELAGGGALIADVQGAPVGCVFFHPKEDHVYLDRLAVLPAFRGAGVGAALMDAVEAGAEGLGAVRLSVRLALTEQQRYYARRGYVFHAHGTHAGYDEPTFLVLQKPLRAG; translated from the coding sequence ATGACTAGCGTGCGGCTGCGCGAGGCGGGCGCCGCGGATGCGCCCGCGCTCGCGCGGCTCCTGCGCGAGGCCTTCGAGGAGTTCCGGGGGAGGCTGGACCCGCCCTCCAGCGCGCACGGCAAGACGGCCGAGGCCGTGCTGCGCGAGCTGGCGGGCGGCGGGGCGCTGATTGCCGACGTTCAGGGAGCGCCCGTGGGCTGCGTGTTCTTCCACCCGAAGGAGGACCACGTGTACCTGGACCGGCTCGCGGTGCTGCCGGCGTTCCGCGGCGCGGGCGTTGGTGCTGCACTGATGGATGCGGTGGAGGCGGGCGCCGAGGGACTGGGCGCGGTGCGGCTCAGCGTGCGGCTCGCGCTGACGGAGCAGCAGCGGTACTACGCGCGGCGCGGCTACGTGTTCCACGCGCACGGCACGCACGCGGGCTACGACGAGCCCACCTTCCTCGTGCTGCAGAAGCCGCTGCGGGCGGGATGA
- a CDS encoding response regulator: MTEPAHNAPQVLVVDDDADLRQAVCELLEDEGYRVQTAQHGAAALALLRASSTLPQLILLDLMMPVMDGWQFREAQAADPRLARIPVVVLTASRNLHDSPPLQVDALAYKPVQLEQLLHLVQAHAGQAPPGPAQESWDAHAP; the protein is encoded by the coding sequence ATGACCGAGCCCGCGCACAACGCCCCGCAGGTGCTCGTGGTGGACGACGACGCGGACCTGCGCCAGGCCGTGTGCGAGCTGCTGGAGGACGAGGGCTACCGGGTGCAGACGGCGCAGCACGGCGCCGCGGCGCTCGCCCTGCTGCGCGCGTCCTCTACCCTGCCCCAGCTCATCCTGCTGGACCTGATGATGCCGGTGATGGACGGCTGGCAGTTCCGCGAGGCGCAAGCCGCAGACCCCCGCCTCGCGCGCATCCCCGTGGTGGTGCTCACCGCGAGCCGCAACCTGCACGACAGCCCCCCGCTGCAGGTGGACGCGCTCGCGTACAAGCCCGTGCAGCTGGAGCAGCTGCTGCACCTGGTGCAGGCGCACGCGGGCCAGGCGCCGCCCGGCCCCGCGCAGGAGTCGTGGGACGCGCACGCGCCCTGA
- a CDS encoding ATP-binding protein: MFPVPENEQERLQVLRSFARLDYSPEKEFDDAAALAAELCEVPIAIVSLVEADREWFKGVVGVELRSVEREDSFCAQVLARGREFIVPDAQRDPVYKHNRYVRHVPFVRFYAGFPLRSREGAVVGTLCVLDREPRVLDAGQLEALRALARQVSGQLELRRGAAALAKRELGHVDVEQLQEELLRLLVAQCSDGLVVTDARGVLKLFNTEAERQHGVSRDALFNSRWPLVLGFTQPNGEPLPQQDAPLARALAGEQVRDSEWAVRRPDGSARLLEGHASPLHHVDGRLAGAVLITRDITEQRRTERALHEAVRTRDEFLSIASHELRTPLSTLALQASGLLRALRPEPGGEDGELSRARLLKKAESLHRQVGRLEALVSGLLDVSRLSSGKLELQTEEVDLRELAGELVERMGEASGGRLRLSAPVSVVGHWDRLRLEQVLTNLVTNALRYGRDRPVEVRVEGTPAVARLQVRDEGIGIPEEALERIFGRFERAASGRNYGGLGLGLWLTRQLVEAMQGSIHVQSRPDVGSTFTVELPRH, encoded by the coding sequence ATGTTCCCGGTCCCCGAGAACGAGCAGGAGCGCCTGCAGGTGCTGCGCAGCTTCGCGCGGCTGGACTACAGCCCGGAGAAGGAGTTCGACGACGCGGCGGCGCTCGCGGCCGAGCTGTGCGAGGTGCCCATCGCCATCGTGTCGCTCGTGGAGGCGGACCGCGAGTGGTTCAAGGGCGTGGTGGGCGTGGAGCTGCGCAGCGTGGAGCGCGAGGACTCCTTCTGCGCGCAGGTGCTCGCGCGCGGCCGCGAGTTCATCGTCCCGGACGCCCAGCGCGACCCCGTCTACAAGCACAACCGCTACGTCAGGCACGTCCCCTTCGTGCGCTTCTACGCGGGCTTCCCCCTGCGCAGCCGCGAGGGCGCGGTGGTGGGCACCCTGTGCGTGCTGGACCGCGAGCCGCGCGTGCTGGACGCGGGCCAGCTGGAGGCGCTGCGCGCGCTGGCGCGCCAGGTGTCCGGACAGCTGGAGCTGCGCCGCGGCGCCGCGGCGCTCGCGAAGCGCGAGCTGGGCCACGTGGACGTCGAGCAACTGCAGGAGGAGCTGCTGCGGCTGCTGGTCGCGCAGTGCAGCGACGGCCTGGTGGTGACGGACGCGCGCGGCGTGCTGAAGCTCTTCAACACCGAGGCCGAGCGCCAGCACGGCGTCTCGCGCGACGCGCTCTTCAACTCGCGCTGGCCGCTGGTGCTGGGCTTCACCCAGCCCAACGGCGAGCCGCTGCCCCAGCAGGACGCGCCGCTCGCCCGCGCGCTCGCCGGCGAGCAGGTGCGCGACAGCGAGTGGGCGGTGCGCCGCCCGGACGGCAGTGCGCGGCTGCTCGAGGGCCACGCGAGCCCGCTGCACCACGTGGACGGGCGGCTCGCGGGCGCCGTGCTCATCACCCGCGACATCACCGAGCAGCGGCGCACCGAGCGCGCGCTGCACGAGGCGGTGCGCACCCGCGACGAGTTCCTCTCCATCGCGAGCCACGAGCTGCGCACCCCGCTCTCCACGCTCGCGCTGCAGGCGAGCGGCCTCTTGCGCGCGCTGCGCCCCGAGCCTGGCGGCGAGGACGGGGAGCTCTCCCGCGCGCGCCTGCTCAAGAAGGCCGAGAGCCTGCACCGTCAGGTGGGCCGGCTCGAGGCGCTGGTGAGCGGGCTGCTGGACGTCTCTCGGCTGAGCAGCGGCAAGCTGGAGCTGCAGACGGAAGAAGTCGACCTGCGCGAGCTCGCGGGTGAGCTGGTCGAGCGGATGGGGGAGGCGTCGGGCGGGCGGCTGCGGCTGAGCGCGCCGGTGTCCGTGGTGGGGCACTGGGACCGGCTGCGGCTCGAGCAGGTGCTCACGAACCTGGTGACCAATGCGCTGCGCTACGGGCGCGACCGGCCGGTGGAGGTGCGCGTGGAGGGCACCCCGGCGGTGGCGCGGCTGCAGGTGCGCGACGAGGGCATCGGCATCCCCGAAGAGGCGCTGGAGCGCATCTTCGGGCGCTTCGAGCGCGCGGCCTCGGGGCGCAACTACGGAGGCCTCGGCCTCGGGCTGTGGCTCACCCGCCAGCTGGTGGAGGCGATGCAGGGCAGCATCCACGTGCAGAGCCGCCCGGACGTGGGCTCCACCTTCACCGTGGAGCTGCCCCGGCACTGA